The Kineococcus endophyticus genome has a window encoding:
- a CDS encoding glycosyltransferase family 39 protein — MSAPTREEARPALRRGPRDAVLLPLVGLLATVVVALGSWRPSLWTDEAATLSAAQRSPADLWRMLQHLDAVHGLYYAAMHVWTQVAGTSPLALRLPSAVAVGAGAVGVLVLTRRLTGSSSTALLAATVCTLLPRTAWSGTEARPTAVATALAVWATVLLVRALGAPRGSRVRWWAGYALVAAVGVVVDVYLLLLLVAHGATVLLLRDVPARRRLPWAVAAGAAGLVSAPVVLLVRSQGGQLGGSAPGPLALARRVVVDQFFLGETPTAGSGAGSGVTGGSWSWWQPAAVALAALGWALVAVALARSTAAGPVARWCLPWLLVPCGLVVLAALAVPASAGPLYNPRYFAFSAPALAVLLGCGLAALPGRRRLLVAGLAVLLAAPVLASQRTPHAKDASDWAQAAEHLCRSASPGDAVYFGARRPPVDGTVTLTTRNVSVAYPRCFAGLEDLTLTRTPAAAGDLTGRSRPLAAATADLAAHDTVWVVRRPTDATVAADDETLAQAGYVVAGRWSGPLDEVVEFTRG, encoded by the coding sequence ATGAGCGCCCCGACCCGCGAGGAGGCCCGGCCCGCCCTGCGGCGCGGCCCGCGCGACGCCGTCCTGCTGCCCCTCGTCGGCCTCCTCGCGACCGTCGTCGTCGCCCTCGGGTCCTGGCGGCCCTCGCTGTGGACCGACGAAGCGGCCACGCTCAGCGCCGCCCAGCGCTCGCCGGCGGACCTGTGGCGGATGCTGCAGCACCTCGACGCGGTGCACGGCCTCTACTACGCGGCCATGCACGTCTGGACCCAGGTCGCGGGCACCAGCCCCCTCGCGCTGCGGCTGCCCAGCGCCGTGGCGGTCGGCGCGGGCGCCGTCGGCGTGCTCGTCCTCACCCGACGCCTGACGGGGTCCTCCTCGACGGCCCTGCTCGCGGCGACGGTCTGCACCCTGCTGCCGCGCACGGCCTGGTCCGGCACCGAGGCGCGCCCCACGGCCGTCGCGACGGCACTGGCCGTCTGGGCCACGGTGCTCCTGGTCCGGGCCCTGGGCGCCCCCCGGGGCTCCCGGGTGCGCTGGTGGGCGGGGTACGCGCTCGTCGCGGCCGTCGGGGTCGTGGTCGACGTCTACCTGCTGCTCCTGCTGGTGGCCCACGGGGCGACCGTCCTGCTGCTGCGCGACGTCCCGGCCCGCCGCCGCCTCCCCTGGGCGGTGGCGGCGGGTGCCGCCGGGCTGGTGTCGGCGCCCGTCGTCCTCCTCGTGCGCAGCCAGGGCGGTCAGCTCGGCGGGTCGGCGCCGGGTCCGCTGGCGCTCGCCCGCCGGGTCGTCGTGGACCAGTTCTTCCTCGGTGAGACGCCGACGGCCGGCTCGGGCGCCGGGTCGGGCGTCACGGGCGGGAGCTGGTCGTGGTGGCAGCCGGCGGCCGTCGCGCTCGCCGCCCTCGGGTGGGCTCTCGTGGCCGTCGCGCTGGCCCGGTCGACGGCGGCGGGGCCGGTGGCCCGGTGGTGCCTGCCGTGGCTGCTCGTGCCCTGCGGGCTCGTCGTCCTCGCGGCGCTCGCCGTCCCCGCGAGCGCCGGTCCCCTGTACAACCCCCGCTACTTCGCCTTCAGCGCGCCGGCCCTCGCCGTGCTGCTGGGCTGCGGCCTGGCGGCCCTGCCCGGTCGCCGGCGGCTCCTGGTCGCCGGGCTCGCGGTCCTGCTCGCGGCGCCGGTCCTGGCCTCCCAGCGCACCCCGCACGCCAAGGACGCCTCGGACTGGGCGCAGGCGGCCGAGCACCTGTGCCGCAGCGCATCCCCCGGCGACGCCGTGTACTTCGGCGCCCGGCGCCCACCCGTCGACGGCACGGTGACGCTCACGACGCGCAACGTCTCGGTGGCCTACCCGCGGTGCTTCGCCGGCCTGGAGGACCTGACCCTGACCCGCACCCCCGCGGCCGCCGGCGACCTGACCGGGCGGTCGCGTCCGCTGGCCGCCGCCACGGCGGACCTGGCGGCCCACGACACCGTCTGGGTGGTGCGCCGGCCCACCGACGCGACGGTCGCCGCCGATGACGAGACCCTGGCGCAGGCGGGCTACGTCGTCGCCGGCCGGTGGTCCGGACCCCTCGACGAGGTCGTGGAGTTCACCCGCGGGTGA
- a CDS encoding glycosyl transferase, which yields MGPRRPVVLQSFRTPRPTSNPYLTAFLGSLPAGGGSGVDVRTFSWREALLGNHDVLHVHWPELLLRSRRRSGRALRALGTGLLLARVRARRTPVVRTVHNPSPHEDGGPVERFLLRRLDAATTLTVHLTTRTVGAVCPRSTAVVVPHGDYRAHHRDAPRAAPVPGRLVHPGLLRPYKGVEALLTAFAGVPGEASLHVLGPAPDADLAGRVRRAAAADPRVRLDLRHVGDDELVLAVTAAELVVLPYAPRGGSGAQLLALSLDRPVLLPAGPAAADRAAEVGPGWVHVYEGDLSAGDLAAALAAVRAGVRTGARAERPDLSARDWDVLGRAHAELYHRAAGHRADDPTDAGTPVGAGRA from the coding sequence GTGGGACCCCGCAGACCCGTGGTCCTGCAGTCGTTCCGGACCCCCCGGCCCACCTCGAACCCCTACCTGACCGCGTTCCTGGGATCGTTGCCGGCCGGCGGTGGCTCCGGTGTCGACGTGCGGACGTTCTCCTGGCGGGAGGCGCTGCTGGGGAACCACGACGTCCTGCACGTCCACTGGCCCGAACTCCTGCTGCGCAGCCGCCGCCGGTCCGGGCGCGCCCTGCGGGCCCTGGGGACCGGCCTCCTGCTGGCCCGGGTGCGGGCCCGGCGGACGCCCGTCGTCCGCACGGTGCACAACCCCTCCCCCCACGAGGACGGGGGTCCGGTCGAGCGCTTCCTGCTGCGCCGGCTCGACGCGGCCACGACGCTCACCGTGCACCTGACGACCCGCACCGTCGGCGCGGTCTGCCCCCGCTCGACCGCCGTGGTCGTGCCGCACGGGGACTACCGGGCGCACCACCGCGACGCCCCGCGGGCGGCGCCGGTGCCCGGCCGCCTCGTCCACCCCGGTCTGCTGCGGCCGTACAAGGGCGTCGAGGCGCTGCTCACCGCGTTCGCCGGAGTCCCCGGCGAGGCGAGCCTGCACGTCCTCGGCCCGGCCCCCGACGCCGACCTCGCCGGCCGCGTGCGCCGGGCCGCCGCGGCCGACCCGCGGGTCCGCCTCGACCTGCGCCACGTCGGGGACGACGAACTGGTGCTGGCCGTGACGGCCGCCGAACTGGTCGTCCTGCCCTACGCCCCGCGCGGTGGCTCCGGGGCGCAGCTGCTGGCGCTGTCCCTGGACCGGCCCGTCCTGCTGCCGGCCGGCCCCGCGGCCGCCGACCGCGCCGCGGAGGTGGGGCCGGGGTGGGTCCACGTCTACGAGGGCGACCTGTCCGCCGGGGACCTCGCGGCCGCCCTGGCCGCCGTGCGGGCCGGCGTGCGCACGGGGGCGCGGGCCGAGCGGCCGGACCTGTCGGCCCGGGACTGGGACGTCCTGGGCCGCGCGCACGCCGAGCTCTACCACCGGGCCGCCGGCCACCGCGCCGACGACCCCACCGACGCCGGGACCCCCGTCGGCGCGGGTCGGGCATGA
- a CDS encoding adenylyltransferase/cytidyltransferase family protein: MRTPAGEPGSRPTTGYVPGAWDLFHVGHLNILRRARQSCDELVVGAVTDEVLAATKGRRPVIPLVERLEILESLSLVDRVVVDDCTSDKMPMWQRLHFDVLFKGDDWRGTPKGAVLEASMAAVGARVVYFPYTHGTTSTLLRQFIETNG; encoded by the coding sequence CTGCGGACCCCCGCGGGGGAACCCGGCTCGCGCCCCACGACCGGGTACGTCCCGGGCGCGTGGGACCTGTTCCACGTCGGGCACCTGAACATCCTGCGGCGGGCCCGGCAGTCCTGCGACGAACTCGTCGTGGGCGCCGTGACCGACGAGGTGCTGGCCGCCACCAAGGGCCGCCGCCCCGTGATCCCGCTGGTCGAACGGCTGGAGATCCTCGAGAGCCTGAGCCTCGTGGACCGGGTCGTCGTCGACGACTGCACGAGCGACAAGATGCCCATGTGGCAGCGCCTGCACTTCGACGTCCTGTTCAAGGGCGACGACTGGCGCGGAACCCCGAAGGGCGCCGTGCTGGAGGCGAGCATGGCCGCCGTCGGCGCCCGGGTCGTCTACTTCCCCTACACGCACGGGACGACGTCGACGCTGCTGCGGCAGTTCATCGAGACGAACGGCTGA
- a CDS encoding CDP-alcohol phosphatidyltransferase family protein, protein MNAGGTTREDSRHQGTDVPTLAGRPRYADAVRRLSGAQKSAQGAPAYSRFVNRPLGRRLAAAAHVLGLAPNQVTVLSGLSTAAGIAALALLPPAWWTGLVVAALLVLGYALDAADGQLARLRGGGSSAGEWLDHVVDAAKTATVHLAVLVAAYRGWDPRPEAWLLLPLLFSAVSCTWFFTIVLNDHLRRRAGTRDGQATVAVGEARQHSTLRSLASVPVDYGVLCVVAALSGLPAVFGWVYGALAIGFTLVTAASMVAWYRQVAALDGTPS, encoded by the coding sequence GTGAACGCCGGAGGGACGACCCGGGAGGACTCCCGGCACCAGGGGACGGACGTCCCCACGCTCGCGGGCCGACCGCGCTACGCCGACGCCGTGCGCCGGCTGTCCGGGGCCCAGAAGAGCGCCCAGGGCGCACCCGCCTACTCCCGCTTCGTCAACCGCCCCCTCGGCCGGCGGCTCGCGGCCGCCGCCCACGTCCTCGGCCTCGCCCCGAACCAGGTGACCGTCCTCTCCGGGCTGAGCACCGCTGCGGGCATCGCCGCGCTCGCGCTGCTGCCCCCGGCCTGGTGGACCGGCCTCGTCGTCGCGGCCCTGCTCGTGCTCGGGTACGCCCTCGACGCCGCCGACGGCCAGCTCGCGCGGCTGCGCGGGGGCGGGTCCAGCGCCGGGGAGTGGCTCGACCACGTCGTGGACGCCGCGAAGACCGCGACCGTCCACCTCGCCGTGCTCGTCGCGGCCTACCGCGGCTGGGACCCCCGGCCGGAGGCGTGGCTCCTGCTGCCGCTGCTCTTCAGCGCGGTCTCCTGCACCTGGTTCTTCACGATCGTCCTCAACGACCACCTGCGCCGGCGCGCCGGGACGCGCGACGGCCAGGCGACGGTCGCCGTCGGCGAGGCGCGGCAGCACTCCACGCTCCGCTCCCTCGCCTCGGTCCCCGTCGACTACGGCGTGCTGTGCGTGGTGGCGGCCCTGTCGGGTCTGCCGGCCGTCTTCGGCTGGGTCTACGGGGCGCTGGCGATCGGTTTCACCCTCGTCACCGCCGCCTCGATGGTCGCCTGGTACCGGCAGGTCGCCGCACTCGACGGGACCCCGTCGTGA
- a CDS encoding glycosyltransferase family 2 protein — MSRTVVAVLTYRRPGDLAELLPRLRAQAAAAHPPADVLVVDNDPAASARELVEQAAATPGAPVRHVHEPRPGIAAARNRALAEADVPGVPGVPPADLLVFLDDDERPADGWLDALLAEHRRNAPSGHLAGVVGPVVSTFEGPLDPWIAAGGFFARRRLPTGTVVEVAATNNLLLDLRVLRGAEVDLPTAFDERFGLSGGSDTLFTRSLTAAGLRLVWCDEALVTDVVPAARATREWVLRRALRSGNSWSRTSLALPGRPARRWALRARLSLAGVLRAGAGGAGVAAGTVLRRPRWHARGAKAAARGIGMAGGAFGWTYAEYARGGVTAAPRTPPTTAGSPP; from the coding sequence GTGTCGCGGACGGTCGTCGCCGTCCTGACGTACCGCCGGCCCGGGGACCTCGCCGAGCTGTTGCCCCGGCTGCGCGCGCAGGCCGCCGCCGCGCACCCGCCGGCCGACGTCCTCGTCGTCGACAACGACCCCGCCGCCTCCGCGCGCGAGCTCGTCGAGCAGGCCGCCGCCACCCCGGGCGCACCCGTCCGGCACGTCCACGAACCACGCCCCGGCATCGCGGCCGCCCGCAACCGGGCCCTGGCGGAGGCCGACGTCCCCGGTGTCCCGGGTGTCCCGCCCGCCGACCTCCTCGTCTTCCTCGACGACGACGAGCGCCCGGCCGACGGGTGGCTCGACGCACTGCTCGCCGAGCACCGGCGCAACGCCCCGTCCGGCCACCTCGCCGGGGTCGTGGGCCCGGTCGTCTCCACCTTCGAAGGCCCCCTCGACCCGTGGATCGCGGCGGGCGGCTTCTTCGCCCGGCGCCGGCTGCCGACGGGCACCGTCGTGGAGGTCGCCGCGACGAACAACCTCCTGCTGGACCTGCGGGTCCTGCGCGGTGCCGAGGTCGACCTGCCGACGGCCTTCGACGAGCGGTTCGGCCTCAGCGGCGGGTCCGACACCCTCTTCACGCGCTCGCTCACCGCGGCCGGTCTGCGGCTCGTCTGGTGCGACGAGGCGCTCGTCACCGACGTCGTCCCGGCGGCGCGGGCCACCCGGGAGTGGGTGCTGCGCAGGGCGTTGCGCAGCGGGAACAGCTGGTCGCGGACGTCGCTGGCGCTTCCCGGACGCCCCGCGCGGCGGTGGGCGCTGCGCGCCCGGCTGAGCCTGGCCGGGGTCCTGCGCGCCGGGGCCGGTGGGGCCGGGGTCGCGGCGGGGACGGTGCTGCGCCGGCCCCGCTGGCACGCCCGCGGGGCCAAGGCCGCGGCCCGCGGGATCGGGATGGCGGGCGGAGCCTTCGGGTGGACGTACGCCGAGTACGCCCGGGGCGGGGTCACCGCAGCGCCGCGCACGCCTCCCACGACGGCAGGGTCCCCGCCCTGA
- a CDS encoding dTDP-4-dehydrorhamnose 3,5-epimerase family protein: MHVEELAVPGALVLSPTQHDDDRGTFLEWFRAEDLRAATGRDLTLAQANCSVSAAGVLRGVHYADVPPGQAKHVFCPSGAVLDVVVDLRVGSPAFGRSASVLLDDVDRRAVFLPEGVGHAFLALAEASTVVYLCSTGYAPGREHGVDPFDPDLALVWPTTGRDGAPLELRLSDKDRAAPSLQEALRAGTLPSWEACAALR, from the coding sequence GTGCACGTGGAAGAACTGGCCGTCCCGGGCGCCCTCGTCCTCAGCCCGACGCAGCACGACGACGACCGGGGGACCTTCCTGGAGTGGTTCCGCGCCGAGGACCTGCGGGCCGCGACCGGGCGCGACCTGACCCTCGCGCAGGCGAACTGCTCGGTCTCGGCGGCCGGCGTGCTGCGGGGGGTCCACTACGCGGACGTGCCACCGGGGCAGGCCAAGCACGTCTTCTGCCCGAGCGGGGCGGTCCTCGACGTCGTCGTCGACCTGCGGGTCGGCTCCCCCGCCTTCGGCCGCTCGGCCTCCGTCCTGCTCGACGACGTCGACCGCCGCGCCGTCTTCCTGCCCGAGGGGGTCGGGCACGCGTTCCTCGCCCTCGCCGAGGCCTCGACCGTCGTCTACCTGTGCTCCACGGGGTACGCCCCCGGCCGCGAGCACGGCGTGGACCCCTTCGACCCCGACCTCGCCCTGGTCTGGCCCACCACCGGGCGCGACGGCGCGCCGCTGGAGCTGCGGCTGTCGGACAAGGACCGCGCCGCCCCCTCCCTGCAGGAGGCGCTCAGGGCGGGGACCCTGCCGTCGTGGGAGGCGTGCGCGGCGCTGCGGTGA
- the rfbD gene encoding dTDP-4-dehydrorhamnose reductase codes for MRWVVTGAGGLLAPDVVRAVRRADPTAEVVPLRRADLDVLDAPRAREVLAGADVVVNCAAWTAVDLAESDEAAAHAVNADGAGTLARATAAAGARLVHLSTDYVFDGGFDGALDGGPEARRPYRVEDPTGPVSAYGRSKLAGEEAVRAEGGDALVVRTAWLYGAAGGCFPRTVLRLARERGALSGVDDQWGAPTWTADVARVVVDLVAARAPAGTYHATAAGRTTWCAVARDVLASAGLADVPVRAVTSAEFPTAARRPEFSVLDTDGLRRVGVEPPADWRARWALAAPEVLEAAGAPAAGALR; via the coding sequence ATGCGCTGGGTGGTGACCGGGGCGGGCGGCCTGCTGGCCCCCGACGTCGTGCGGGCCGTGCGCCGCGCCGACCCCACCGCCGAGGTCGTCCCCCTGCGCCGCGCCGACCTCGACGTGCTGGACGCCCCGCGCGCCCGCGAGGTCCTCGCCGGGGCCGACGTCGTCGTCAACTGCGCCGCCTGGACGGCCGTCGACCTCGCCGAGTCCGACGAGGCCGCGGCCCACGCCGTCAACGCCGACGGGGCCGGGACGCTGGCCCGGGCCACCGCCGCGGCCGGAGCGCGCCTCGTGCACCTGTCCACCGACTACGTCTTCGACGGGGGTTTCGACGGGGCGCTCGACGGGGGCCCGGAGGCCCGGCGCCCGTACCGCGTCGAGGACCCGACGGGGCCCGTGTCCGCGTACGGGCGCAGCAAGCTCGCGGGGGAGGAGGCCGTCCGGGCCGAGGGCGGTGACGCGCTCGTCGTCCGGACCGCCTGGCTGTACGGCGCGGCCGGCGGCTGCTTCCCCCGGACCGTCCTGCGGCTGGCGCGCGAACGCGGCGCGCTGTCCGGCGTCGACGACCAGTGGGGGGCGCCCACGTGGACCGCCGACGTCGCCCGGGTCGTCGTGGACCTCGTGGCCGCCCGGGCCCCGGCCGGGACGTACCACGCGACCGCGGCCGGCCGCACGACGTGGTGCGCGGTCGCCCGCGACGTGCTGGCGAGCGCGGGCCTGGCCGACGTCCCCGTGCGCGCGGTCACCAGTGCGGAGTTCCCGACCGCGGCCCGGCGGCCGGAGTTCTCCGTGCTCGACACCGACGGGTTGCGCCGCGTCGGCGTCGAACCCCCGGCGGACTGGAGGGCGCGGTGGGCGCTCGCCGCCCCCGAGGTCCTCGAGGCGGCGGGGGCGCCCGCGGCCGGCGCCCTCAGGTGA
- the rfbA gene encoding glucose-1-phosphate thymidylyltransferase RfbA, whose translation MRGIILAGGSGTRLHPITQATSKQLLAVYDKPMVYYPLTTLMLAGIREILVVTTPQDAPQFRRLLGDGSRFGLQLSYAEQPEPGGLAQAFLIGEEFLDGGQAALVLGDNVFYGPGLGQQLARFTGVEGATIFAYQVRDPSAYGTVEFDAAGRVVGLEEKPARPRSSYAVPGLYFYDADVVGIARGLRPSARGELEITDVHLEYLRRGRLHVEVLPRGTAWLDTGTFDQMLAASNFVGTLESRQGLKIGCPEEVAWLQGWIDDADLRARAAELSKSGYGDYLLGLLDRPRPLT comes from the coding sequence ATGAGGGGGATCATCCTGGCCGGGGGTTCGGGCACGCGCCTGCACCCCATCACGCAGGCGACGAGCAAGCAGTTGCTCGCCGTCTACGACAAGCCGATGGTCTACTACCCGCTGACGACGCTCATGCTCGCCGGCATCCGCGAGATCCTCGTCGTCACGACCCCCCAGGACGCACCCCAGTTCCGCCGGCTGCTCGGCGACGGTTCCCGGTTCGGGCTGCAGCTGTCCTACGCCGAGCAGCCCGAACCCGGCGGTCTGGCCCAGGCGTTCCTCATCGGGGAGGAGTTCCTCGACGGCGGCCAGGCCGCTCTCGTGCTGGGGGACAACGTGTTCTACGGCCCGGGACTGGGTCAGCAGCTCGCCCGGTTCACCGGCGTCGAGGGTGCGACGATCTTCGCCTACCAGGTCCGCGACCCCAGCGCCTACGGGACGGTGGAGTTCGACGCCGCGGGGCGCGTCGTGGGGTTGGAGGAGAAACCCGCACGACCGCGCAGCAGCTACGCCGTCCCGGGGCTGTACTTCTACGACGCCGACGTCGTCGGCATCGCCCGGGGTCTGCGTCCCTCGGCCCGCGGTGAGCTCGAGATCACCGACGTGCACCTGGAGTACCTGCGCCGCGGGCGGTTGCACGTCGAGGTCCTGCCCCGCGGGACCGCGTGGCTCGACACGGGCACGTTCGACCAGATGCTCGCCGCCAGCAACTTCGTCGGGACGCTGGAGTCGCGCCAGGGCCTGAAGATCGGGTGCCCCGAGGAGGTCGCCTGGCTGCAGGGGTGGATCGACGACGCGGACCTGCGCGCCCGCGCCGCGGAACTGTCCAAGAGCGGGTATGGCGACTACCTCCTGGGCCTGCTGGACCGTCCCCGACCCCTCACCTGA
- the rfbB gene encoding dTDP-glucose 4,6-dehydratase, with translation MKVLVTGGAGFIGSHYVRSALSAAPGAPDAADLAELVVLDKFTYAGNPANLDPVAADPRLRVVRGDVADASVVDPLVAAADVVVHFAAETHVDRSIAGGADFVRTNVAGTQVLLEAAARHGVEKFVHVSTDEVYGSIPRGSWTEDSPLEPNSPYSASKASADLLVRAYGRTHGVPVCTTRCSNNYGPYQYPEKVVPLFVTNLLQGGSVPLYGDGANVRDWLHVDDHCRGIDLVVRSGRPGEVYNIGGGTELTNAELTARVLDALGADWSRVRHVPDRKGHDLRYSVDCRKIRDELGYAPVHDFTTGLADTVRWYRDRADWWEPLLAA, from the coding sequence ATGAAGGTGCTCGTGACGGGTGGGGCGGGGTTCATCGGGAGCCACTACGTCCGGTCTGCGCTGTCCGCCGCGCCCGGCGCACCGGACGCCGCCGACCTCGCCGAACTCGTGGTGCTCGACAAGTTCACCTACGCCGGGAACCCCGCGAACCTCGACCCCGTCGCCGCCGACCCCCGGTTGCGGGTCGTGCGCGGGGACGTCGCCGACGCCTCCGTCGTCGACCCGCTCGTCGCCGCGGCCGACGTCGTCGTGCACTTCGCGGCCGAGACCCACGTCGACCGGTCCATCGCCGGCGGTGCGGACTTCGTGCGCACCAACGTCGCGGGGACGCAGGTCCTCCTCGAGGCCGCCGCCCGGCACGGGGTCGAGAAGTTCGTGCACGTCTCGACCGACGAGGTGTACGGCTCGATCCCGCGGGGTTCCTGGACGGAGGACAGCCCGCTGGAACCGAACTCCCCGTACTCCGCCTCCAAGGCCTCCGCGGACCTGCTCGTGCGCGCCTACGGCCGCACCCACGGGGTCCCGGTCTGCACGACCCGCTGCTCGAACAACTACGGTCCCTACCAGTACCCGGAGAAGGTCGTGCCGCTGTTCGTCACGAACCTGCTCCAGGGCGGGTCGGTGCCGTTGTACGGGGACGGGGCGAACGTGCGGGACTGGCTGCACGTCGACGACCACTGCCGCGGCATCGACCTCGTCGTCCGTTCGGGACGGCCGGGGGAGGTCTACAACATCGGCGGCGGCACCGAGCTGACGAACGCCGAACTCACCGCGCGGGTCCTCGACGCGCTCGGCGCCGACTGGAGCCGCGTGCGGCACGTGCCGGACCGCAAGGGCCACGACCTGCGGTACTCGGTGGACTGCCGCAAGATCCGCGACGAGCTCGGCTACGCCCCGGTCCACGACTTCACCACGGGGCTGGCCGACACCGTCCGCTGGTACCGCGACCGCGCGGACTGGTGGGAGCCGCTGCTCGCGGCCTGA
- a CDS encoding OFA family MFS transporter, with amino-acid sequence MSPLAAPAVLDRQRTVAPPGFNRWLVPPAALAVHLCIGQVYATSVYKTALVSHFDVSQTQIGLVFSIAIVMLGLSAAVCGTWVDRSGPRKAMAASAACWGTGFLVGALGIAAGQLWLLYLGYGVIGGIGLGIGYISPVSTLIKWFPDRPGLATGMAIMGFGGGALIASPLSTRLLSLYDPSYDSTVTGSAPAGSAVALLFLTFAVVHALFMSYGAATIRVPAPDWTPEGFDPASVRSKALVTTASVSARNAVRTPQFWLLWVVLFCNVTAGIGILEQASPMIQDFFRSAGGASTVSVAAAGGFVGLLSMANMAGRFVWSSTSDVIGRKPVYMGYLGVGLVAYFLLATFGQTSTALFVLFAVVILSFYGGGFATVPAYLRDLFGTFQVGAVHGRLLTAWSAAGVAGPLIVNGFLDAQGDPGSLTASAYRPALLTMVAVLAVGFVANLLVRPVAERFHEPSERSATSERGTR; translated from the coding sequence GTGTCGCCACTCGCCGCGCCGGCCGTCCTGGACCGGCAGCGCACCGTCGCCCCACCCGGTTTCAACCGGTGGCTCGTCCCACCGGCCGCCCTCGCGGTCCACCTCTGCATCGGTCAGGTGTACGCGACGAGCGTCTACAAGACGGCCCTCGTCAGCCACTTCGACGTGAGCCAGACGCAGATCGGTCTGGTGTTCTCGATCGCCATCGTCATGCTCGGCCTGTCCGCGGCCGTCTGCGGGACGTGGGTCGACCGCAGCGGTCCGCGCAAGGCCATGGCGGCGTCCGCGGCTTGCTGGGGCACGGGTTTCCTCGTGGGGGCGCTCGGCATCGCGGCCGGCCAGTTGTGGCTGCTCTACCTCGGCTACGGGGTCATCGGCGGCATCGGCCTGGGCATCGGGTACATCTCGCCCGTCTCCACGCTCATCAAGTGGTTCCCCGACCGGCCCGGTCTCGCCACGGGCATGGCCATCATGGGTTTCGGCGGCGGCGCCCTCATCGCCAGCCCGCTCTCCACGCGACTGCTCTCGCTGTACGACCCGTCCTACGACTCCACCGTCACCGGCAGCGCACCGGCGGGGTCGGCCGTGGCCCTGCTGTTCCTCACCTTCGCCGTCGTGCACGCGCTCTTCATGAGCTACGGCGCGGCGACGATCCGGGTCCCCGCACCCGACTGGACCCCGGAGGGTTTCGACCCGGCGTCGGTCCGCAGCAAGGCCCTGGTGACGACCGCGAGCGTCTCGGCGCGCAACGCGGTGCGCACCCCGCAGTTCTGGCTGCTGTGGGTCGTCCTGTTCTGCAACGTGACCGCGGGCATCGGGATCCTGGAACAGGCCTCGCCGATGATCCAGGACTTCTTCCGGTCCGCCGGTGGCGCCTCCACCGTCTCGGTCGCCGCGGCCGGGGGTTTCGTGGGGCTGCTGTCGATGGCCAACATGGCCGGGCGGTTCGTCTGGTCCTCGACGTCGGACGTCATCGGGCGCAAGCCGGTGTACATGGGCTACCTCGGCGTGGGGCTCGTCGCGTACTTCCTGCTCGCGACGTTCGGCCAGACCAGCACGGCGTTGTTCGTCCTGTTCGCCGTCGTCATCCTCTCGTTCTACGGCGGGGGTTTCGCGACCGTCCCGGCCTACCTGCGGGACCTGTTCGGGACGTTCCAGGTGGGTGCGGTCCACGGCCGGCTGCTCACGGCGTGGTCGGCGGCCGGGGTGGCCGGGCCGCTCATCGTCAACGGTTTCCTCGACGCCCAGGGCGATCCCGGCAGCCTGACCGCGAGCGCCTACCGGCCCGCGCTGCTGACGATGGTCGCCGTGCTGGCGGTGGGTTTCGTCGCCAACCTGCTCGTCCGCCCGGTGGCGGAGAGGTTCCACGAACCCTCCGAACGGTCCGCGACGAGTGAGCGGGGGACCCGGTGA
- a CDS encoding MFS transporter small subunit has product MNARGRVVAGWALVGIPLAYGVVETLVRASRLFTG; this is encoded by the coding sequence GTGAACGCGCGGGGCCGGGTGGTCGCCGGCTGGGCGCTCGTCGGGATCCCCCTGGCCTACGGCGTCGTCGAGACGCTCGTGCGCGCCTCGCGCCTGTTCACCGGCTGA
- the ybaK gene encoding Cys-tRNA(Pro) deacylase, whose amino-acid sequence MGKRADAGTPALKLLAERAVAHTAHPYATGAHAGDGFGDDAVRALREAGVDVDGHRVFKTLLADVDGHLVCAVVPVAGMLDLKALAAAAGGKKAAMADPARAQRSSGYVVGGISPIGQRTALPTFVDTSAEGFATVLVSAGRRGLQVELAPADLLAVTGARAAPVSRPVSR is encoded by the coding sequence GTGGGCAAGCGGGCCGACGCCGGGACCCCGGCGCTGAAGCTGCTGGCCGAGCGCGCAGTCGCGCACACGGCGCACCCGTACGCGACGGGCGCACACGCGGGCGACGGCTTCGGCGACGACGCCGTGCGGGCCCTGCGCGAGGCGGGGGTGGACGTGGACGGGCACCGCGTGTTCAAGACGCTCCTGGCCGACGTCGACGGGCACCTCGTCTGCGCCGTCGTCCCCGTCGCCGGGATGCTCGACCTCAAGGCCCTCGCCGCGGCCGCCGGCGGGAAGAAGGCCGCCATGGCCGATCCCGCCAGGGCCCAGCGCAGCAGCGGGTACGTCGTGGGCGGCATCAGCCCGATCGGTCAGCGCACCGCCCTGCCGACGTTCGTCGACACCTCCGCGGAGGGTTTCGCGACGGTCCTCGTCAGCGCGGGCCGGCGGGGGCTGCAGGTGGAACTGGCCCCCGCCGACCTCCTCGCGGTGACGGGGGCCCGGGCCGCCCCGGTCAGCCGCCCGGTCAGCCGGTGA